The sequence below is a genomic window from Halodesulfovibrio sp. MK-HDV.
TGCACATGTTCATAATGACCTGATTCATCTGTGTCGGATCACCGAATGTATGCGCGTGGGTAACATTATATGTTGTTTCAATATTAATGTTACGCGGCAGAGAGGCGGACACAAGTCCCACGGACTCGTTCATAACCTCTAAAATATCTGTGGTACGGAAACCCGCAACGGAGGGCTTACTGAAAGTAAGAATTTTTTTGACCAAGCTGCTGCCGTGTTGCGCAGCACGTAACGCACGGGCAAGGTCGTTGCTTGTGAGTGTTTCTTCATCAATATCAATCAGCGCTAACTCAACAGAGTTAATGATGGATGTAAGGATATTGTTAAAGTCATGCGCAATTCCGCCAGCCAGTGTACCAATTGCTTCCATTTTCTGTGATTGCAGTAACTGGCGCTCTAGGTTGATGCGCTGCGTAATATCTTCCGCAGTGGTCAACATTCCGACAATTTCGCCCTTGTCTCCGTGGAGCGGCAGGCGGTTAATTTCCAACCATACGAGGTCACCGTCTTTATCAGTGATACGTTCTTTGGATTTTAACTGAGGAATATTGTGGGCAAGAACCATGTTTTCAGACTGCTGCATGATAGCGGCATCTTGCTTGTCGAATAAAAATTCAAAATCAGTTTTGCCAATGAGCTCGCGAGCGTGTTCAATCCCGAAGAATTTGTCAAAGGATCGGTTGCTGCCCATGTAACGGAAGCTGTTACTTTTCCACGAAACAAGCTGTGGAATGTTGTCCATAACAGACTGCAACATACGTTCGGAATTACGTAATGCTTTTTCTGCACGCTTACGCGTGGTGATATTTTCAGAGAACCCTTCAAGAAGTTCAATGTTGTTCAATCGGTCACGCACAACTCGTACAGACATGTTTGCGGCAAACGTTGTGTTATCTGGACGCAGGAGCGTGCGTTCGAATGTCAAAATTTCGTTAGCGCGTGCTTTATGGAAATCAACGCCCTGCAACAGGTCATCCAACGCACTGGTTTCATGTGCCATAAAGTCTTGCGAAGTGGTGTAGCCATTCATTCTGGCAAAGGCTGGGTTTACATCAACAAATGCACCTGTTGGGCGCACACGGAAAATGCCCAGTGGTGAGTTTTCAAAGATAGAGCGATATTTTTCTTCTGCAAAGCGTAAGCTGTCCTCAGCTTTTTTGCGATCGGTAAAGTCAAAGATTACTCCCACCATACCCGCAATTTCACCACGAGCATTAACGTTGGTCGCTTTGTGCAACAGAATATTATGCACACTGCCTTCGCGGGACGAAATAGTCTGTTCGTAGATGGATTCGCCTTGCTCATGCAGCAGCTGATGGTCAACAGGGTGTTGTAATTGAGACAACCCGAATTCCTGCAACTCCCATTCGTTACAATTCAAAATATCGTCACGCTGGATACCAAAGAATTTTTCAAAGGCGACGTTACACTGCTGGTAGCGTCCATACTTATCTTTAGAGTAGATAGGAATAGGGATGGTATCCATAAGTAGGCGTAAGAATGACAGCTGATCTTTGATCTTTTGTTCTACAGATTTTTTCTCGAGAATATTCATCACCAACAATACAAGAGTGATGGTGAGCAGAATAAGGCTGACAATAATTGTCCAGAAAACCTGCTTATTCAATTCATAGAATCGGCTCGGAGCATTGATCATGACTGCCGGTTCGGGCAATTCGCGCTCGCTCAAGTGAAGGCGTTTGAGTTCATTGTAGTCAAAAGCCCATGGGGAAGCGCTTTTTGAGATGACGTTAATCTCACTCGCCGGAGTACCGTCAAGAATTTGCAAACCGAGCTCGGCAGCCATTTCACCATCGGTGAAGCCGGAAATAAGCTTGCCGCCGAGAATGCCGGAACCGAGCAGGAATCTCCAGTTTGAATAGAGCGGTGCCGTAGTGTTATCGTGCACCTTTTGCAGCAGTTCCTGTGCAGAGTAAAACTGGCCGTCGATTTCTCGGTACATCGGAATAAAGTAGAAGAATGTGTCAGGCGGAGCTGTTTGACTCGACGGATAATTTCTCTGTGCGGCATATCAGTCCAGAATTGAACCTTCAACCCTTTGTCAATATTCGGGATGCCTTCGATAACCTGCTTGCGGATTGCTTTGCCCGTGACGGATTCGTCACCGATAACAATCATTTGTTTCAGGTTAGGGTGCATTTCTAAGGCAAGACGGATGTTTGAAGCGACATCGAATGTTTCCATGACGCCGGTAATTTCTTTGCCTTTAATTAGTGATGGGTTGAAATCGTTAACCCCGACAAAAACAATAGGAACACCCGGAAAGATATCTTCCCCGTGCTGAGTGATGAAGTTGAATGCGTCGTTGTCGGAAACTGTGATGAGGTCAAATGTAGTGTCAGCAAACTTTCGTCTGAACAAATCCATGACATGTTTGACTGCTTGATTGTACGGAAATTTTTTGGAATCCAGATACTCCACCTGCAACATAATAGAATACGGGCTGTCTTGAATCCGCTCTTTAAAGCCTTCGAGCAGATTGTCCGACCATGCGTATCCGTTGTGGTAGGAGTTAAGATAGAGGATGTTCTTGCGTTCTTTAGGCGTAGGGGTTGGATTGGCAAAAGCGTTCGGAACCGTCAAAATGACAGTCAGAAGCGCTAAAAATATGAAGTGTAAAAGGCGTGCACCCATAATCGATAACCAATCCTTCAATTTGCTTAACAAAAGCTGTGTTTGCAGCCGTTGCAGCTAATAATTCGAGGTCGCTTTTGTGTGTTTACAATGCGTACCTCTTGCCCCATGTACCGTTTATTCGCTCAATTGTCATCTGTCGCAATGTGGCGAGTTTTTGACAAATTCAAAAATAAGCATTCAAATACAGCATGTTACAAAACTGGCAAGCTCCTTGCTATATGTCTTCGCAAAGACAATTACGTGGCGTTCCGAATAGATAGGGTGCCCGTTCAGGAGGATGCAATGTTATTTTTGCTTGGTGGAAATGATAAAAAGCCAACACAGGCTGAACAGGCTCGTACCGAGAATATGGAACGTGTAAAGGAACTATTTCTCGCTGGCCGTTTCCCAGTAGTAACTACCGAGGTGCTGGAAGGCCGCGCTATCGGTAAAGTTCTCGGGTTAGTAGCTTGTCGTGGATATGATTCAGATGATGCATTTTTTGGCATGACTGCGCGTGCCGTAAATAAAGGCGCACAGGCCATTATCGGATATCAGGAGAACATTGCGTTTCATCCGGATGGCAGTAAATATTTCTCTTGTTACGGTACTGCTGTGCAGTTTGACCGTTCAAAGCGAGTATAGGGCATACGTATAGCCGACTGGTTGCTACTTGTTTGGCTGCGTTGCTTTACCCTTGCGGTTTGTTATGTCACTCCCCCCCCCCGACAGACCTTTACCTAGGTTAGACATGACAAACTGTAAGGTAATACGGATTCCTGCATAGGCAATGATAGCTGTTGCCTGTGGGGAAATAAAAAAAGCCCGAATCACAATGTGATTCGGGCTTTTTGTTTTTTAGAATTCTATTCGGAATCGTCCTCAAGGCTACGGGTGTAGCGGCAGGCTTTTTCCGGACAGGCGATATGCTTACCGCGTGCTTTGGTGGTTTTGATTGTAAGCAGTTTAGAATCACACTGTGGACATTCTTCTTCCACAGGGAAGTTCCACAGCGCGTAGTCACACTTAGGGTATCTGCTACAAGAGTAGAAGATTTTACCAGAGCGGGAAGACTTTTCTACAATCTCACCTTCTTCACAACGCGGGCATTTTACGCCCGTTGAGAAAGGCTTTGCGTGTTTGCATTCAGGGTAACCGGTACATGCGATAAAGCGGCCACCGGTACGGGTGCGTTTAAGAACAAGGTCCTTTCCGCAATCCGGACATTCACCCATTTTCTGCAATTCTTCTTTCGGGCGTTCCACAAGCACAACATTACCGTTGTCATCGCGGGTAAAGTTGGATGTGTTTTTACAATCCGGATATCCGGAGCACGCCAGGAAGGTGCCTGCCTTACCAAACTTGATCATCATCGGCTTGCCGCATTCTGAACATACAAGGTCAGTTTCAAGACCCTGTTTTACAGACTCCATCTCCTCAGCAGCTTTTTCAAGCGTCGGATTGAAGTCGTTCATGAAGTCAGTCATGAGCTGTGTCCAGTCCAATGTGCCTTCAGCAACGTTATCGAGCAATGTTTCCATCTGCGCGGTAAAACTTACATCCATAAGAGTGGAGAAGTGTTTTACAAGCTGCTGGCACACTGTGCGACCAAGGTCAGTCGGCACAAAGTTCTTTTCTTCCAGCTGTGCATAGCCGCGATCAATCAGTGTTGAAATAATGGCTGCATAGGTGGATGGACGGCCGATGCCGAGTTCTTCCATTTCACGTACAAGAGACGCTTCGGAGAATCGTGCTGGTGGCTGAGTAAATTTTTGTTCTTTGTCGAGCTTGATGAGGCGGATTTCCTGACCTTCTTCAAGTTTCGGCAAATCTTCATCTTCTTTGGCTTTTTGCGGAGAAACAGCAAGGAAGCCGGGGAAGAGCATACGCTCGCCTTTTACACGCCATGTGCTGGCAAGTTTGTCTGCATCTTTAATAGTAGTTGCGTTTGGTGTGGCTGCAATAGTGACGGTAGTGTCATGGAATTGAGCCGCAGCCATCTGGGATGCCATAAAGCGTGACCAGACGAGTGTGTACAACGCATACTGTTCTCTAGGAAGCAGATTGCGAACGGAATCAGGTGTGATGGATGCGTCAACAGGACGGATCGCTTCGTGAGCATCCTGAGCACTTGATTTTGTTTTGAAGAAGCGTGGCTTTGGCGGAATGTATTCTTTTCCGTAGAGGGAAAGAATAAGCTCTTTAGCTGCATCGCGCGCGTCGTCAGCAATACGTACGGAGTCAGTACGCATATAAGTGATAAGCGCTGTTGTGCCCTCGTCACCGAGTTCAACACCTTCATACAGGCGCTGAGCAATGGACATGGTACGCTTTGCAGAATAGCCATGGCGCTGACTTGCTGCCTGCTGGAGAGTTGATGTGATGTAAGGTGGCAGCGGCTGGCGGCTACGTTTTTTCTCTTCAACTTTTTCTACAACCAGTGCTGAGGCAAGAACTGCTTCCTGAAGTGCATTCGCAGCTTCTTCGTTAGGAACAACTGCTTTTTTACCTGCAATCTGGTGCAAAAGAGCTTTAACTGGTGGCGGATTTTCGCCTTCCATTTCAGCTTTGAATACCCAGTACTCTTCTGGATCAAATGCATAGCGTTCCGCTTCGCGCTCAACAATGAGACGCAGCGCAACGGACTGTACACGACCGGCAGAAATACCGCGCTTAACTTTATTCCAGAGTAGCGGTGAGAGTTTGTAGCCCACAAGACGGTCAAGAATTCGTCGAGCCTGCTGAGCATCGAAGAGGTTCTCGTTCAGATCTTTCGGGTGTTCAAGCGCTTCACGAACCGCACGGGCGGTAATTTCGTTAAACTGGATACGCTTTGCATTTGGATTTTCTTTTTTAATAATCTCAGCAATGTGCCAAGCAATGGCTTCGCCCTCGCGATCGGGATCGGGAGCAAGATATACGTGGTCAGCTTTGGCTGCCGCTTCTTTCAGCGTGGAAACAACTTTCTGTTTACCCTGAATGATCTGATACTTTGGCTTGTAGTTTTTTTCTTCGTCAACGCCGAGATCTTTTTTAGGCAAATCTCGCACGTGACCTACGCTGGCGTGAACCATGTAGTTACGGCCAAGGAACTTTTTAATTGTTTTCACCTTTGCGGGTGATTCTACGATTATCAGGTCTTTTCCCATTGAATGTCCTGTTTCCGATGTTGGTTAAGAAGTAACTGGCAACACACAGATATCAATAGGTGTACCAGATGCTAAGCGTTTTTCTGTTAAGGGAAGATACGGCAAATGTCGCTAGCGTCAAGTGTCGATTTTCTAAAATATGATTACGACAGTATATCTTCCTGAAGAACAATGCAAAATTACAAGGTAGTTTGTCTTTGCCTCTATATTACAAAATGATTGCAGTATGGGAATGATACAGATGCATCTACTCTTGTAACTGATTTTACGTCTGTAATACCTGTTGATTGTGTTCAATTTACTGACATTTTCTAAAAGTGTAACAGTGAGTGGTTACTCTTACCCCTGCGCCAGGCCACGGATTATAACGAATCTAACAAGTTGGCATTCTAATTGCTCAATACATCCCGTACGTTGTCAAGCTCGGGGGAGCTTTAGGAGGAATACTATGTCTGTTACCCAAATCTCTATGAGGCAGGTGCAGGGAGTTCTGCAGCATTCGAAAAGACGCACTGGTGCGATTTCACATAATGATGCTGTACAAAACAACGGTATGAGCCGTTTTGAAGCCTTGCTTAGAGAACCGCAGCAGATTGTAGATGCCATGGCATCTTCCCAATCTAATCAGCTATCTGCGTTGCCCAATCAATATCCATACTATGGATTAACTGGAGCGGAACAGCCTACACGTTCAGGAATGAACCTGAGTAATGTTTCTGCTCTTGCTACACTTATTAATGTTTCATCTATTGAACCTACGGTTTTGAGTAATGCACTCAAAACACTGACAGAAGCTGCTGAGAAAAATCAGCTTGAGACCGCTTCTGCAGCCGGTATCCCAGGAAACCTGCAGGGTATGATGAGCCGTCAAATTGTAAGCGGTGACATGAATGCAGTTGTTCAAGCTTCTGACAGTGCTATGGGTGATAGTACTGACGAGAGCGGAGCAAAAAGTGTAGAACCTATTGTAAGTAATGAAGTTCGTGGTTCATTAGCTACGATGTTTGAATCCGGTGCAGCCGGAAACATTGCAGCCATTGGCTATGATGCAACAGGTGGAACTTCGTACGGCAAGTACCAGTTCTCGTCTGCTCGTGGCACAATGGACGATTTTTTGACATATTTAGATTCGCATGCTTCCGATATTTCATTACATCTCAGAGCAGCTGGTGGTGTAAATACAGGTTCCAAGCAGGGTGAAATGCCAATGGCTTGGCAGGAAGTTGCGAACATTGATCCAGTACGATTCGAAAAAATGCAGGATGCTTTTACGCATTCTCGCTACTATTCCCCAGTAGCTCGAGTTGTTCAGGATAAAATGAACGTTGGCCAAATGAGTACCGCAATGGAAGAAGTTTTACTTTCTACTTCCTTACAGCATGGTCCTCGCGGGGCTATTCAAATTTTTGCAAAAGCATTCGGCGCAACAGGCGGCTTCTCTGAAGAGATGCAGGAAGCGTTTATTAAAAACGTATACGCACAGCGCAGCAATGAATTTGCAACTTCAACTCCGGAAGTTCGCACAGGCGTGCAGAACAGACTGGATGCAGAGCTTAATGTAGCATTATCTATGCTCGCTTAATGTTGGAAAGTTGACACGAAACGTGTCCGCCGAAAACATGACATGAGTTGAGAGCGTAGAGATTACTCCGGTTTTTTAGCAAGAGTACTCTACAGGCTGTCTTAGCTTCAAAAGAATGACTTTGTTGAGTGTAGAAAAAAGGACATCAATATGATGTCCTTTTTTTTGTATTTTTTAAGTAGATTAAGAGTCTTAGCAAATAATTTTTTTTATGTACTTGACCGGTAAGAGCTTCTGCTTTAATTACATATGAACACGTGTTCATGCGTAGTTTTATTTTTAGAGGTAACTATGGACATTGCAATACAATATCTTTCCGAAGTATGGGAAATTCTGCTCGAAGCCGCCCCATACGTACTTTTCGGTTTTTTTGTCGCTGGGCTTCTTAAAGGGTTTTTACCGGACGATTTTGTCGCGCGCCATCTAGGCAGTAACAAAAAGGGTGCCGTTGTTAAGGCATCACTCTTCGGTGTACCGCTTCCTTTATGTTCTTGCGGTGTAATTCCTGCGGCTGCAGGGCTTCGCCAGCAGGGTGCAAGTAAAGGGGCAACCACATCATTTATGATCTCCACACCAGAGACTGGCGTTGATTCCATCGCCATCACATACGCGCTGCTTGACCCGATTATGACAATTGTGCGTCCGGTTGCTGCGTTTATTTCTGCGCTTACCGCAGGTACTCTGGTAGATATGTTTCCTGCAAAGGCAGTACCGGGTAAAACTGAATTTACTCCGCTTAACTTTGCAGCAACAACATTAAAAAAAGAAGAGGAATGTACCTCTGGCAACTGCTCTTCCAAGTCAGCAATTGCAACAGCTAAAGATAAATTTCTTTTCGGTATGCAGTTCGCGTTTGGTGAACTTATTGCCGACATCGGTAAATGGCTGTTGATTGGTATCCTTATAGCCGCAGTTGTTTCTACGTTCCTGCCAGTCACATTCTTTCAGGAATACGTAGGTGATGGACTTCTCAGCATGATCCTGATGGTTGTCATCGGTGTGCCAATGTATGTCTGCGCAACCGCATCAACCCCAATTGCAGCAGCGCTCGCACTTAAAGGGCTTTCCCCCGGCGGTGCGCTTGTGTTCCTGTTAGCAGGGCCAGCAACCAACGCAGCAACGATTACTGTTGTAGCTCAGACTCTCGGTAAGCGCGTAGCGTTCATCTACGTAGGCTCCATTGCGGTAACATCCGTAATTCTCGGGCTTGCCGTGAACTGGCTGTACGCGAAACTCGGTCTTTCTGTGTTCTCTTGGATTAATGACGTAGAAGCTCATCAGCATGGTATTGTGGGTTACGCCTCTGCGATTATTCTACTCGTTCTTGTAGGTAAACAATTTATCGGTCGTCGTGGTCACCAACACGGCGAATCCTGTGGCTGCCATTAAGCTGCAATAAGATTGGACTCCTTAAAAAAAGCCACGCTCTTGAGCGTGGCTTTTTTTGTTTTCTTTTTTGTGCCTGCGGCGCTGAGTTTGTTTTGCCTCCGGCGGGCGGGGCGTTGCCCCTGCACCCCACGAGAGGGACGCCCTCTCGACTGCGAGGTTGTACTCCCAGTTTGGTGAAAGCTGTTCGAGCTAAAAGAAATGTTTTTTTAATAGATCTGTACCAAGAACGATCCGATGATAACCTACATAGTTTACTACCCACTAGACATAAACAGGTAGTCGAACCCCGCGGTCAAGGGGGCGTCCCCCTTGCGGGTGCTTGCGCCAGTAACCGTTCACGAGGAACGAGTGATTACGGATGCCAGTCCCTTGTGGAGGCAGAGCCTGCCCGCCGGAGGCAACACAAATCTTAAAAAAGCAAAAAATTATTAAACAATAGCAGCATCAAGTGCAGCGTCGACGTGAGCTTGAACGGTATCGATCAGCGGGATGTTGCAGTCGGAGGCTTTAATAAGCAGTCCGATTTCGGTGCAGCCGAGAATAATCGCTTCGGCACCGTTTGCTTCGAGATCTTTGATGATGTTGATGTACTTCTCACGAGTGCTGTCGAGGAATTTTCCTACGGCAAATTCATTGAAAATGCTGTCGTGGATAATGGCGCGGACATCGCTTGCAGGAGTAATAATTTCGAGGTCGTGCTTTTCAGAAAGCGGCTTACTGATGAAATCTTGTTCCATGGTGAATGCGGTGCCGAGTAATCCGAGCTTGCTGACGTTGAGTTCTTTCGCTTTGTTTGCGATTGCGTCTGAAATATGGAGTACTGGAATTTCTAGCGCACCTTGCACGGTGTCGGCAACGCGATGCATTGTATTTGCGCCGATGAGAAGCATATCTGCGCCGCCAGCTTCGGTGTTCAGGGCGGCTTGAGCTAGCTTAGTGCCCACGGATGTCCAGTCATCTTTGCTGATGAGCTCGTGTAGTTCTGAAAAATCGACGCTGTCCATAAGGATTTTGCAGGAATGGCGTCCGCCGAGGCGTTTGCGGGTGCCTTCGTTTAAGAGGCGGTAGTATTCGATTGTTGATCCCCAAGTCATTCCGCCTAATAATCCGATCTTTTTCATGAGAATATCCTTTGAACTTAATTGAAAACATGTTTTTGAAGTAAGCTGTGTTTTTGCATATGCTGATCGCAATGTAAAATATGTTTTAAAAAACATTATGTTACTTGATTGCATTAGTAGGAAATGGGGTGTCTTTTTTGTTATTAGGTGCTGTCTGCATGATCAGTATGATGAGAAGAAGTAAGTACTTTTGTCGTATTCTGTGCTTGCTCTTAGCGGCGTTGGACTTGACATAATGCGATGAGGCTATCAATCTCACTATATCTATATGTTTGGAGTGCAAAATATGAAAAAGGTAGTTGTATCATTTCTCGGCAAAGATGGTCCGGGAGTCGTACATGCGGTATCCAGCCTGCTTACAGGTCTGGAGTGCAACATTAATGAAGTAAGTCAAACTATTCTGCATAGTGAATTTGCTGCGATCGTCATTGCTGAAATGCCTGACGGTTGTACCATTGACCTCTTGCAGGATGAACTGGTGAAAGGACTTGCTGAACGACAGGTTGACCTCAGTGTTACAGCACGCCTTTATGACGGTACAAGCTGGTCTGCTGAAGATCCTCAGTCATTTGTGGTAAGTGTAGACGGCCCTGACCAACAAGGGCTTGTTGCTGCAATCTCAGGTATTCTGGGTGAGCATAATGTGAATATTGCCAACCTGAAAGCTATTGTTCCTGCCGATCAACCGGACGGGAATGCTCTTATTGTTTTTGAAGTAATTGTCCCCGGCGCTGTGGAGCTTTCTGCTCTGCGCGGCGCGCTGAATGCGAAGGCGGAAGAACTTTCGCTACGGGTAAGTGTTCAGCACAGGGATATTTTCGAAGCAGTGCACAGGGTTCAGCCTGTGTAGCTTTAGAAGGTGACATATCTGGGAAATTGTCACCATCTATATACAATGAGATTTTAGCCTGACATTTATAAGGAAAAAAAATGCTTTCAGATCGCGAAGTGCTCAGTACTCTAGCAATGCTCCGAAACGAGCATTTGGACGTTCGTACCGTAACGCTTGGTGTCAGCCTTTTTGATTGTGCAAGTCACGACTTTGACGTGTTTGCTGATCGGGTTCGCACTAAGATTAGACTTTATTCAGAAAAACTTGTGTCTACCTGTAATGAGGTGGGCGATAAGTACGGTATTCCTATCGTAAACAAACGCATCAGCGTAAGCCCTATGAGCGTTGTGTGTGCTTCTTACACGCCGGAACAGATGGTGAAAGCGTGTCAGATTCTTGATGAAGCTGCACAGGAAGCTGGTGTAGATTTTCTTGGCGGCTTCGGTGCGCTGGTAGAGAAAGGCATGACCAAAGGTGATCGTGCTCTTATTGATTCTTTACCGGAAGCATTGGCGGTGACGCAGCGCGTATGTTCCTCAATCAACGTAGCGTCTTCCAGAAGCGGCATTAACATGGATGCTGTTGCTCTTATGGGGCAGCGTATCAAAGATATCGCAGCACGTACCGCAGACAAAGACGGCCTTGGCTGTGCTAAGCTTGTTGTATTTGCAAACATTCCTCAGGATGTACCGTTTATGGCTGGTGCCTACCTTGGTGTAGGTGAGCCTGAAGCGGTAATTAACGTGGGTGTTTCCGGCCCGGGCGTTGTTAAAAAAGCAATCGACCGTGCTATGCAGGATGGCAGCGCGAAGAGCCTTGGTGATATTGCTGAAGTTATTAAACGCACCGCATTTAAAGTAACCCGCGTTGGTGAAATTATCGGTACTGAAGTAGCGCAGCGCCTTGGACTTCCTTTCGGCGTAGCTGACCTTTCGTTGGCTCCGACTCCGGAAGTTGGTGACTCTGTTGGTGAAATCTTCGAAGCCATTGGTCTTTCATCCATTGGTGCTCCGGGTTCTACCGCTGTACTGGCAATGCTGAACGATGCTGTTAAAAAAGGCGGCGCGTTTGCATCTTCCCACGTTGGTGGTCTTTCCGGTGCGTTTATTCCTGTGTCAGAAGATTCCAGCATTGCAGCAGCAGCTGCATCCGGTGCGCTGACTTTGGAAAAACTTGAAGCCATGACAAGCGTATGTTCTGTAGGGCTTGATATGGTTCCTGTGCCGGGTGATATCTCCCCAGCAACACTTTCCGGTATTATTGCCGACGAAATGGCAATTGGTATGATCAACAACAAAACTACTGCTGTGCGTATCATCCCTGTTCCTAATAAAGGTGTTGGCGATAATGTATCTTTCGGCGGTCTGCTTGGTGAAGCCAAAATTATGGCTGTGCCGGGTGGTAACGCAGAGAAGTTTATTAAACTTGGCGGCCGTATTCCTGCGCCGATCCACAGTTTGAAGAACTAGACTGTTCTTTCCATACAAATAAAAAGAGCCGTTCTGCATATGCAGAACGGCTCTTCTTGTATTTGTCTTATTGCGTAAACAGACTAGCTACCGCAGCAGCAGTCAGTGAGTGCGCTAAGAGCGTATTCCTGACGTTCGCGATATTCTTCCTGTTTACCTTTGTTCCAGCGCTTAACTGGGCGGTAGTAACCTACAACGCGGGTGTAAACTTCTGCTTCGTTGCCACAAGTTGGGCAATTGAAGTGTTCACCGTTGATGTAGCCGTGTTCCTTACAAATGGAGAAGGTCGGAGTTACGGAGATGTAAGGAATTTTAGTATTGGTCATCGCTTTGATGAGGTAATTCTTTACGCTTTCCGGTTCCGGCACAGCTTCGCCGAGGAAGGAGTGGAATACGGTACCACCATTGTAGAGGGTCTGCAGTTCGTTCTGGTGCTCAAGAGCGTAGAAAACGTCACCGGTAAGACCTACTGGAAGCAGGGTGGAGTTAGTGTAGTAAGGTACTTCGTTACCAGCGCAGATGATGTCTGCGTAGAGGTCTTTGTCTGTTTTAGCAAGACGGTAGCAAGTACCTTCGCCCGGAGTTGCCTCAAGGTTGTAAAGGTGGCCGGTTTCTTCCTGGAAGCGAACTGTAAGGGAACGCAAGTGGTTGAGGACGCGACGCATGAGGCGCAGACCGCTTTCAGTTTCGATACCTTTACCGAGCAAGTTGAGGCATGCTTCGTGACCACCGATAAGACCGATGGTGGAGAAGTGGCCTTTGTAGCCGTTTTTGAGGTAGCGACGAGAGAACGGGAACATGCCTGACTCGAGATGGTGTTCGCAAAGTTTGCGTTTGAACTCGAGAGAGTCTTTTGCCATTTCTGCGTATTCTTCAACGAGGTCGAGGAAATCTTCTTCGTTGTGCGCAAGGTAAGCAAGTTTAGGCAGGTTCAGGGTAACAACACCGATAGAACCGGTGAGGTCGCCAGCGCCGAAGAGGCCGCCTGTCTTTTTGCGGATTTCACGAAGATCCATCTGCAAACGGCAGCACATAGAACGAACATCTTCCGGATTGAGGTCGGAGTTGATGAAGTTCTGGAAGTACGGAACACCGTACTTGGCAGTAAGTTCCATAAGAAGCTGAGCAGGAACGGAATCCCAGTCAAAGTCTTTAGTAACGTTGTATGTAGGAATAGGGAAAGAGAAGATACGGCCGTCTGCGTCACCTTCGAGCATAACCTCGAGGAACGCACGGTTGA
It includes:
- a CDS encoding aspartate/glutamate racemase family protein — its product is MKKIGLLGGMTWGSTIEYYRLLNEGTRKRLGGRHSCKILMDSVDFSELHELISKDDWTSVGTKLAQAALNTEAGGADMLLIGANTMHRVADTVQGALEIPVLHISDAIANKAKELNVSKLGLLGTAFTMEQDFISKPLSEKHDLEIITPASDVRAIIHDSIFNEFAVGKFLDSTREKYINIIKDLEANGAEAIILGCTEIGLLIKASDCNIPLIDTVQAHVDAALDAAIV
- a CDS encoding glycine cleavage system protein R — translated: MKKVVVSFLGKDGPGVVHAVSSLLTGLECNINEVSQTILHSEFAAIVIAEMPDGCTIDLLQDELVKGLAERQVDLSVTARLYDGTSWSAEDPQSFVVSVDGPDQQGLVAAISGILGEHNVNIANLKAIVPADQPDGNALIVFEVIVPGAVELSALRGALNAKAEELSLRVSVQHRDIFEAVHRVQPV
- a CDS encoding PFL family protein, which encodes MLSDREVLSTLAMLRNEHLDVRTVTLGVSLFDCASHDFDVFADRVRTKIRLYSEKLVSTCNEVGDKYGIPIVNKRISVSPMSVVCASYTPEQMVKACQILDEAAQEAGVDFLGGFGALVEKGMTKGDRALIDSLPEALAVTQRVCSSINVASSRSGINMDAVALMGQRIKDIAARTADKDGLGCAKLVVFANIPQDVPFMAGAYLGVGEPEAVINVGVSGPGVVKKAIDRAMQDGSAKSLGDIAEVIKRTAFKVTRVGEIIGTEVAQRLGLPFGVADLSLAPTPEVGDSVGEIFEAIGLSSIGAPGSTAVLAMLNDAVKKGGAFASSHVGGLSGAFIPVSEDSSIAAAAASGALTLEKLEAMTSVCSVGLDMVPVPGDISPATLSGIIADEMAIGMINNKTTAVRIIPVPNKGVGDNVSFGGLLGEAKIMAVPGGNAEKFIKLGGRIPAPIHSLKN
- a CDS encoding SO_0444 family Cu/Zn efflux transporter, whose amino-acid sequence is MDIAIQYLSEVWEILLEAAPYVLFGFFVAGLLKGFLPDDFVARHLGSNKKGAVVKASLFGVPLPLCSCGVIPAAAGLRQQGASKGATTSFMISTPETGVDSIAITYALLDPIMTIVRPVAAFISALTAGTLVDMFPAKAVPGKTEFTPLNFAATTLKKEEECTSGNCSSKSAIATAKDKFLFGMQFAFGELIADIGKWLLIGILIAAVVSTFLPVTFFQEYVGDGLLSMILMVVIGVPMYVCATASTPIAAALALKGLSPGGALVFLLAGPATNAATITVVAQTLGKRVAFIYVGSIAVTSVILGLAVNWLYAKLGLSVFSWINDVEAHQHGIVGYASAIILLVLVGKQFIGRRGHQHGESCGCH
- a CDS encoding ribonucleoside triphosphate reductase, whose amino-acid sequence is MPKQILKRDGCIETWSLERIAQAILKALKGSGIKDPLLSKRLARKVEEKLSNVEVPEQEQVQDTVQQVLMEARLYAVAERYIIYREKRREMRTQDQAYFDVSSMIESYLDRSDWRVNENSNMGHSFQGLILHMAGSVQARYVLDKYPEEIRQSHTHGYFHIHDLSFGLAGYCSGWSLRDLLLEGFNLEGRCCSAPAKHFDSACGQIVNFLGTLQNEWSGAQAFNNVDTYLAPFIRNDKLDYPTVRQQIQKLVYNLNTTSRWGGQSPFTNFTFDMVIPAHIAKEPIIIGGAFQDTTYGDYQEEMDMINRAFLEVMLEGDADGRIFSFPIPTYNVTKDFDWDSVPAQLLMELTAKYGVPYFQNFINSDLNPEDVRSMCCRLQMDLREIRKKTGGLFGAGDLTGSIGVVTLNLPKLAYLAHNEEDFLDLVEEYAEMAKDSLEFKRKLCEHHLESGMFPFSRRYLKNGYKGHFSTIGLIGGHEACLNLLGKGIETESGLRLMRRVLNHLRSLTVRFQEETGHLYNLEATPGEGTCYRLAKTDKDLYADIICAGNEVPYYTNSTLLPVGLTGDVFYALEHQNELQTLYNGGTVFHSFLGEAVPEPESVKNYLIKAMTNTKIPYISVTPTFSICKEHGYINGEHFNCPTCGNEAEVYTRVVGYYRPVKRWNKGKQEEYRERQEYALSALTDCCCGS